In Candidatus Hydrogenedens sp., the DNA window TATTCAAAACAAATTACACCTACATTCTGTTCGCCCATTCGAATGCCAACATCTAACATAGATTTTATATCCAGCGGTATAAGGTAATTTTCACTATACCCCTTGGTTCTTGGGTCTTCCAGAGCATTGTAAGCATCTACATACTTGGCTCTCTTTAATTCCTGAAATTCATTGAAAAATTCTTCTTCATAAAGAATATACCCCGAAGCATGAAGTCCTGTATTAAGGTCATAATGGTCAACACAGACTAATTGAGTTCGTTCATCATTAAACAACCAAACATTCACCCGAGGAACTTTCAATTTTTTCCCTACTTCTTCTGTTATGAACTTTGCAAGTCCCTCAAAATTCCCCATGGCTACAAAGGGATTGATTGCAATACTTGTAAGAACATCCCTTTCTATAATTAATCTCTCATTTCTCTTTTTCTGTTTCTCTTCTTCCTTCCTTTGTTGAGTAATATCCCATAAATATCCCTGTAAATACAAGAGATTTCCATCATCCCATACACCCGTCCCAATTTCTTCTATCCAGACCCAATGTCCATCACGGTGCTGAATGCGATAGAACAAATGATAAGGAAGTTTCTGTTTTAATTTTTCATCAACTTCATTAAAAATATAGTCCCTATCCTCTGGATGAAAAATATCTGCCATATTTACTTTTGTTGATAAAAACTCTTCCTTCGTATAACCCGTGAGATTATAAACTGCATCAGTTAAATAAAGCATGGTATAGAATTTATCATTCTTACAGATGTATACCGTTCCGGGAAAATTCTCTGCAAGGAGTCTATACCGTCTTTCACTCTCTTCAAGGTTTGTTCTTGCTGTTTTAACTTGCTTCAATGAGTATTCTAAAATCTTATTCGTCTTTTTAGCTTTATAAGCATAGATAATGGATAAAATGGCAACAACAAACAAGGTCCAGAAAATAAGGAAAGAAATAATAAAATACCGTTGTCTTATAATAAACTCAATAAAAGTTTCTTTTTCCACTTCTTCAAAGGGAGGTAGTCGTAGTTTACGAATAAGTCCCTCTACAGGCATATAACTTTTATGAGGTATCCATCCTGCAGAATCAATACTTCGTGCTTCTATACTATCAGGAGGAATTTTTAAGAGAGCAAGAAGCATATTTTTTTTAACTTCTTCAGTGACAGTAGAATGGGCAATACAACATGCCTCCGGAAACACATCTGTGCTATGAGGGTATGGAATTACTTCGCTTTTTTTATTGTTTAGAATTTTTATTGATTTTTCTTTTATTTTCCCATCTTGAATAAATTTCCATAAATAAAAAGCACTTACACAACCGACATCTGCATTACCTTGAAGAACTGTTTGTAACACCTCCTCATGATTTCCTGCAATAACTATAGAATGAAAATCTCTATCAGGTTCTATTCCTTCTTTCTTAAATTCATAATTGGGAAGAATCCATCCTGCAAAAAAATACTTTCCAGGGATACAAACTTTCTTCCCGATAACATCTCGTAATGTGTTTATATCCTCACGGTTAGAATTACAAAAAATAGCCCCCGCTTGATATTCTACTATTTTTTCTGGACCTTTTCGGACCATCGTGGCTAAAAAACTATAGGCATTAACATGCTCTGCAATTATTGCTATGTAGGGATTACAAATAGCAAAATCGAGTTCTCCCCACGATAACGCTCTTATAAGATCATCATCAGAAAGACATAAAAATTGGAATTGATAATCGGGAAATTCATTTCTCAGATACTGTTCAAAAGGCTGAATATACTGTGAGTTTTCTATCGCACTTGAAAATTTTTGATAGCCGATAGTTATATTTTTATCTGAAACATCCGCATATAGATTGTAAGTATGTATATCAATATAGAAAACGATTAAAAAAAATATAAAAATCGTTTTTTTGTTTTTCATAAGATAACTTAATAAATTAAACCATTAATTTAAATACATTCATAATTTATTATACATAATAATTGACACTTTTCCAATTTTTTTATATAAATATAAAGTAAAAAGCATTTTATTAGAACAAATAACTGAATTAGAAAGATGATACTAATAAGACAGATGAGATGATG includes these proteins:
- a CDS encoding PhnD/SsuA/transferrin family substrate-binding protein; protein product: MKNKKTIFIFFLIVFYIDIHTYNLYADVSDKNITIGYQKFSSAIENSQYIQPFEQYLRNEFPDYQFQFLCLSDDDLIRALSWGELDFAICNPYIAIIAEHVNAYSFLATMVRKGPEKIVEYQAGAIFCNSNREDINTLRDVIGKKVCIPGKYFFAGWILPNYEFKKEGIEPDRDFHSIVIAGNHEEVLQTVLQGNADVGCVSAFYLWKFIQDGKIKEKSIKILNNKKSEVIPYPHSTDVFPEACCIAHSTVTEEVKKNMLLALLKIPPDSIEARSIDSAGWIPHKSYMPVEGLIRKLRLPPFEEVEKETFIEFIIRQRYFIISFLIFWTLFVVAILSIIYAYKAKKTNKILEYSLKQVKTARTNLEESERRYRLLAENFPGTVYICKNDKFYTMLYLTDAVYNLTGYTKEEFLSTKVNMADIFHPEDRDYIFNEVDEKLKQKLPYHLFYRIQHRDGHWVWIEEIGTGVWDDGNLLYLQGYLWDITQQRKEEEKQKKRNERLIIERDVLTSIAINPFVAMGNFEGLAKFITEEVGKKLKVPRVNVWLFNDERTQLVCVDHYDLNTGLHASGYILYEEEFFNEFQELKRAKYVDAYNALEDPRTKGYSENYLIPLDIKSMLDVGIRMGEQNVGVICFEYTGEKHLWEDDEISFTCQVADQLALTLMNREKIKSEQQRDLLIQTVETAEEGMLITDKNEVVIYINPAVETISGKGNIELLGKSLFSFFENSMGQEEYRKKIKSIKGGKTVRGQLEWLKNDGNIYT